One Scylla paramamosain isolate STU-SP2022 chromosome 7, ASM3559412v1, whole genome shotgun sequence DNA window includes the following coding sequences:
- the LOC135102261 gene encoding ficolin-1-like encodes MKAAQLSGWLVVVVVVVGKAERIPSPWEVHRADDGCPTVAVDCADHLLAGRNTSGVYEIHPFTCTCGKSVLVWCDMDTDGGGWTVFLNRQKQTQQLDFNRTWEEYKEGFGRADGEYWLGNEILRAMTHSRTYSLRLDLTKATGGSDYATLKDFRVSSEEYRYRLQSSGGLHYSSVADQCVSNIYYNLEFTTNDRENAGANENCAVRHGGGWWYSWSCFQFNPTAAFIDGSLPLKCQYHLTRVTRLQMKLRPVLCDATLKTIKLGENTCGCE; translated from the exons ATGAAGGCGGCGCAGTTGTCggggtggttggtggtggtagtggtggtggtggggaaggccGAGCGCATTCCCAGCCCGTGGGAGGTTCATCGTGCTGATGACGGATGCCCCACAGT AGCCGTGGACTGCGCTGACCACCTGCTGGCCGGGCGCAACACCAGTGGGGTGTACGAGATCCATCCCTTCAC CTGCACGTGTGGAAAGTCCGTGCTGGTGTGGTGCGACATGGATACGGACGGGGGCGGGTGGACGGTGTTCCTGAACCGCCAAAAGCAGACGCAGCAGCTTGACTTCAATCGCACGTGGGAGGAGTACAAGGAGGGTTTTGGAAGGGCGGATGGGGAGTACTGGCTGG GTAACGAGATCCTCCGCGCCATGACCCACAGCCGCACCTACTCTCTGAGGCTCGATCTGACAAAGGCCACCGGCGGGAGCGACTACGCCACCCTGAAGGACTTCAGAGTGAGCTCTGAGGAGTACAG GTATCGCTTGCAGTCGTCGGGTGGACTACATTACTCCTCGGTGGCTGATCAATGCGTCTCCAACATATATTACAACCTGGAATTCACCACCAACGACCGCGAGAACGCCGGTGCCAATG AAAACTGCGCCGTCAGACACGGGGGCGGGTGGTGGTACAGCTGGTCCTGCTTCCAATTTAACCCAACGGCAGCGTTTATCGACGGCTCCTTGCCCCTCAAGTGTCAGTACCATCTCACCAGGGTCACCAGGCTACAGATGAAGCTTCGTCCAGTCCTTTGCGACGCCACCCTCAAGACCATCAAGCTCGGGGAGAATACTTGCGGCTGTGAGTAA
- the LOC135102262 gene encoding ficolin-2-like, which produces MWVSVYAIVVLGAAAVLVESETTTPDITTPEPVTTTPEPVTTTPEPVTTTPEPVTTTRKPVTTTRKPVTTTPEPVTTTPEPVTTTPEPITNTEPHPVTTFFRPVDCADLLLAGASVSGVYEIYPFTCMCAKPVKVWCDMETDGGGWTVFLSRQHQKVQLDFSRTWNDYKKGFGIPYSEYYLGNDVLHQMTFSRFYAIRLDVTLASGGYDFATYQYVKIGSENTRYSASVWGTQLGGTSNTNCLDQMNGRAFITRDRDLDSSSSNCAIQRRGAWWYHSCSYFNPTGPFNRSLILTCKGPNRAVTKLQLKLRPSICDNSFKTVHLNEKGCGCAAPKH; this is translated from the exons ATGTGGGTCTCCGTGTATGCGATAGTAGTGTTGGGAGCAGCAGCCGTGTTGGTCGAATCAGAGACCACAACACCAGACATCACCACACCAGAAcccgtcaccaccacaccagaacccgtcaccaccacaccagaacccgtcaccaccacaccagaacccgtcaccaccacacgaaaacccgtcaccaccacacgaaaacccgtcaccaccacaccagaacccgtcaccaccacaccagaaccggtcaccaccacaccagagCCCATCACGAACACGGAGCCACACCCCGTAACCACCTTTTTcag ACCCGTGGACTGTGCAGATCTCCTGTTGGCCGGGGCCAGTGTTAGCGGCGTGTACGAAATCTACCCCTTCAC ATGCATGTGTGCAAAGCCGGTGAAGGTGTGGTGCGACATGGAAACAGACGGCGGCGGCTGGACGGTGTTCCTCAGCCGCCAGCACCAGAAGGTCCAGCTTGATTTCAGCCGCACGTGGAACGATTACAAAAAAGGATTCGGCATTCCTTATTCCGAGTACTACTTGG GCAATGATGTGCTGCACCAGATGACGTTCAGCCGTTTTTACGCCATCCGTCTGGACGTGACTTTAGCCTCGGGGGGTTACGACTTCGCCACCTACCAATATGTTAAAATAGGTTCTGAGAACACCAG GTATTCCGCCTCCGTGTGGGGCACTCAACTGGGAGGCACCAGCAACACGAATTGTCTAGACCAAATGAATGGCCGCGCCTTCATCACACGGGACAGGGACCTAGACAGCTCTAGCA GCAACTGTGCAATACAAAGAAGAGGCGCGTGGTGGTATCACAGCTGCTCGTACTTCAACCCCACTGGGCCCTTCAACAGGAGCCTCATCCTGACCTGCAAAGGCCCCAATAGAGCCGTGACTAAGCTTCAGCTCAAGCTGCGACCATCCATTTGTGACAACTCCTTCAAAACCGTCCACCTAAACGAAAAGGGCTGTGGCTGTGCTGCTCCGAAACACTAA